The following proteins are encoded in a genomic region of Thalassophryne amazonica chromosome 5, fThaAma1.1, whole genome shotgun sequence:
- the vsig8b gene encoding V-set and immunoglobulin domain-containing protein 8b — MTPGFMCVRMKVAVLLLVTLRLSTEAMEVTSSGPQTIQKAQGESVTLKCTYTPGSQDTGELDIEWSNVSPDMTQKDVLFLSYTGGQTHYYDYIYPSFTKRLKFTSDPKMGDASISVSDLTSQDTATYQCKVKKAPGVDTRKVTLVVMVRPSVPKCWVEGGEDKGSTVLLRCKSYQGSTPMTYVWTRDTGGAMPQTATQDPQTGQLSIKNHSDSNVGYYTCEVRNAVGHAQCKYALRALNPADRVGVIVGAVIGALLLLLLLLLLIWLLVCCCRKRRYQKEVANEIREDAQAPESRPTSRQSSLRSVMGYRTHHGVEYSMVQGPVSSVRENGNSSIRTAGSHSRHSYDPKYGYPV, encoded by the exons ATGACGCCTGGGTTCATGTGTGTGAGGATGAAGGTGGCTGTGCTCTTACTAGTGACGCTTAGGTTGAGTACGG AGGCCATGGAAGTGACCTCCTCAGGCCCACAGACCATCCAAAAGGCCCAGGGTGAGTCGGTCACTCTCAAGTGTACGTACACGCCTGGATCCCAAGACACCGGAGAGCTGGACATCGAGTGGTCCAACGTCAGCCCGGACATGACCCAGAAGGATGTGCTG TTCTTATCATACACAGGCGGCCAGACACACTACTATGACTACATCTACCCCAGCTTCACCAAGAGGTTGAAGTTTACATCAGACCCTAAGATGGGAGACGCCTCCATCTCCGTGTCCGACCTGACGAGCCAAGACACGGCTACCTACCAGTGCAAAGTCAAGAAAGCTCCCGGCGTGGACACCAGAAAAGtcactctggtggtgatgg TTCGCCCGTCTGTGCCAAAGTGTTGGGTTGAAGGTGGTGAAGACAAAGGCAGCACCGTGCTCCTCCGCTGTAAATCATATCAGGGATCCACACCTATGACCTATGTGTGGACTAGGGACACTGGAGGTGCAATGCCACAGACTGCAACACAAG ACCCCCAGACCGGACAGCTTTCGATAAAGAACCACTCAGACAGTAACGTTGGATACTACACGTGCGAAGTGAGAAACGCTGTTGGCCATGCACAGTGTAAATACGCACTGCGTGCCTTGAACC CTGCCGACAGAGTGGGTGTGATCGTGGGGGCGGTGATAGGAGCTCTGTtactgctgctcctcctcctgctcctcatcTGGCTCCTGGTTTGCTGTTGCCGTAAGCGTCGCTATCAGAAGGAGGTCGCCAATGAGATCAg GGAGGACGCCCAGGCCCCAGAGAGCCGACCCACTAGCAGACAGTCCAGCCTCCGCTCGGTGATGGGGTACCGCACGCACCACGGGGTGGAGTACAGCATGGTGCAGGGCCCCGTGTCAAGTGTGCGCGAAAATGGCAACAGCTCGATCCGCACCGCAGGAAGCCACAGCAGACACAGCTATGACCCCAAATATGGATACCCCGTTTAA